Proteins encoded within one genomic window of Paenarthrobacter sp. JL.01a:
- a CDS encoding VOC family protein encodes MDWKLELVFVPVSDVDRAKDFYVNKVGFNADYDERPTDGIRFVQLTPPGSACSIAIGEGLNDAPPGTAPSLQIVVADINKAHEQLKANGVDVSDIDIQDWGHFVYFADPDGNKWAVQYLPQRPNG; translated from the coding sequence ATGGACTGGAAACTTGAACTGGTATTTGTCCCTGTGTCCGACGTCGACCGGGCGAAGGATTTCTACGTCAACAAGGTTGGTTTCAACGCCGATTACGATGAGCGTCCCACGGACGGCATCCGCTTCGTGCAGTTGACCCCGCCAGGATCTGCCTGCTCCATCGCCATTGGCGAGGGCCTGAATGACGCACCTCCGGGTACGGCACCGTCGCTTCAGATCGTAGTGGCGGACATCAACAAAGCACACGAGCAACTCAAAGCCAACGGCGTGGACGTCAGCGACATCGACATCCAGGACTGGGGCCACTTCGTGTACTTCGCGGATCCGGATGGCAACAAGTGGGCGGTCCAGTATCTGCCGCAGCGACCCAATGGGTGA
- a CDS encoding HAD-IA family hydrolase produces the protein MTHPAANSAIEPPALTVRAVLFDMDGTLVDSTAIVEQVWLEFAERYGLDYDEILRTSHGVQAGDTVRRYAPADADLEALTAELGEMERSRTHGVIALPGAEALLAGLPDEAIALVTSADRVLAEIRMKAAGLTMPPTAVTAESVTRGKPHPEGYLKAAALLGAEPADVVVFEDAPAGIAAARAAGMRTVVVGDSGGELEEGMWRIPDYTAVTVTAVKDDDGGHLLTLTL, from the coding sequence ATGACCCACCCCGCCGCGAATTCCGCCATCGAACCACCCGCGCTGACCGTCCGCGCCGTCCTTTTCGACATGGACGGGACGTTGGTGGACTCGACGGCCATCGTCGAGCAGGTGTGGCTGGAGTTCGCCGAACGCTATGGGCTGGACTACGACGAGATTCTTCGCACCTCCCACGGCGTCCAGGCAGGGGACACTGTCCGCCGTTACGCGCCCGCAGACGCTGATCTTGAGGCGCTGACCGCAGAACTTGGCGAGATGGAGCGTTCCAGGACCCACGGCGTGATCGCGCTTCCCGGTGCCGAGGCCCTGCTTGCGGGTCTGCCGGATGAGGCGATCGCCCTGGTCACCTCCGCGGACCGCGTCCTGGCCGAGATCCGCATGAAGGCTGCCGGCCTGACCATGCCGCCCACCGCTGTCACCGCCGAATCCGTCACCCGGGGCAAGCCGCATCCGGAAGGCTATCTCAAAGCCGCGGCGCTGCTGGGAGCCGAACCGGCCGACGTCGTGGTTTTTGAAGACGCGCCCGCAGGTATTGCCGCTGCGCGCGCGGCAGGTATGCGCACCGTTGTCGTCGGTGACTCCGGCGGCGAACTGGAAGAGGGCATGTGGCGGATCCCGGACTACACGGCGGTGACGGTCACCGCTGTGAAGGATGACGACGGCGGCCACCTCCTGACGCTGACCCTCTAG
- a CDS encoding pyridoxal phosphate-dependent decarboxylase family protein encodes MSAMPEAYGAALERAMVHAGAWLTSVPTRPVRPSSDADQVAGSILQRLPDEATDAAEVVDELAALAEPGLMAIQSGRFFGWVMGGTLPAAMAADWLVSAWDQNTGLRFATPAAAAIEESAAAWLLDLLHLPATADVGFTTGATTANFVGLAAGRQYLMDEAGWDLESLGLNGGPRITTFAGRERHAAVDLALRYLGLGSCVPVDADHEGRILPDALAAAMDEQPGPSLVCLQAGNLHSGAFDPMEEAIAVAHDRGAWVHVDGAFGLWAAVSPTLRQRLAGVEEADSWATDAHKTLNVPYDCGLAIVSRPESLRRAFSVHTSYLIASETGLGDPLEKVPEMSRRARGIPVWAALRQLGRSGVIAMVERLAANARALAEGLAAIPGVEVLNDVVFTQVSVSFGSDDRTHRITQRLMAEGAVWMSGSSWRGREILRISVSNWTTDAGDVAASIAAVRGAVEAEPED; translated from the coding sequence ATGTCTGCGATGCCGGAGGCTTACGGGGCTGCATTGGAACGGGCCATGGTCCATGCCGGTGCTTGGCTCACGTCAGTGCCTACTCGTCCTGTCCGCCCTTCATCCGACGCCGACCAAGTAGCCGGCAGCATCCTGCAGCGCCTTCCTGATGAGGCCACCGATGCCGCCGAGGTAGTGGATGAGCTTGCGGCTCTGGCTGAGCCTGGCCTCATGGCCATACAGTCTGGCCGTTTCTTCGGGTGGGTCATGGGCGGCACCCTGCCCGCGGCCATGGCCGCCGACTGGCTCGTCTCGGCCTGGGACCAGAACACCGGGCTTCGCTTCGCCACCCCGGCGGCAGCCGCCATCGAGGAATCGGCCGCTGCTTGGCTGCTGGACCTTCTTCACCTTCCCGCAACAGCCGACGTCGGATTCACCACTGGCGCTACCACCGCCAACTTCGTGGGGCTGGCAGCGGGACGGCAGTACCTGATGGACGAAGCCGGCTGGGACCTTGAGTCGCTGGGCCTGAATGGCGGGCCGAGAATCACCACCTTCGCGGGCAGGGAACGCCACGCCGCAGTGGACCTTGCGCTGCGGTACCTTGGCTTGGGTTCCTGCGTTCCTGTCGATGCTGACCACGAGGGCCGTATCCTCCCCGACGCCCTGGCAGCAGCCATGGATGAGCAGCCGGGTCCGTCCTTGGTGTGTTTGCAGGCAGGTAACCTGCACTCCGGCGCTTTCGATCCCATGGAAGAAGCAATCGCGGTTGCCCACGACCGTGGAGCGTGGGTCCATGTCGATGGTGCTTTCGGTCTGTGGGCTGCTGTGAGCCCGACTTTGAGGCAGCGGCTGGCCGGTGTAGAGGAGGCCGACTCCTGGGCTACCGACGCCCACAAGACCCTCAACGTCCCATATGACTGCGGACTGGCGATCGTCTCCCGCCCCGAATCCTTGCGCCGCGCCTTCAGCGTCCACACCAGCTATTTGATTGCCAGCGAAACGGGACTGGGTGACCCTTTGGAGAAGGTCCCTGAGATGTCCCGGCGGGCACGCGGCATCCCGGTGTGGGCTGCTTTGCGGCAACTGGGCCGGTCCGGGGTGATCGCCATGGTGGAGCGGCTGGCGGCAAACGCGCGGGCGCTCGCGGAGGGCCTGGCTGCGATTCCCGGCGTCGAAGTCCTCAACGACGTGGTGTTCACCCAAGTCTCCGTGAGCTTCGGCAGCGACGACCGCACCCACAGGATCACGCAACGTCTCATGGCCGAAGGCGCGGTGTGGATGTCCGGCTCGTCCTGGCGGGGCCGGGAGATCCTCAGGATTTCCGTGAGCAACTGGACCACGGATGCCGGAGACGTGGCCGCGTCCATCGCGGCGGTCCGGGGTGCCGTGGAGGCAGAGCCGGAAGATTAG
- a CDS encoding helix-turn-helix domain-containing protein → MTLSDAAQRLGENLRSRRIILGLSQELVAERADISRQTLMRLEAGEGGKVEHLMTVASVLGVADDLINAVDPLNTDLGKARAHLLNRQRAPRRS, encoded by the coding sequence ATGACTCTTAGTGATGCCGCCCAGCGTCTAGGGGAGAATCTCCGAAGCCGAAGAATCATTCTCGGCTTGTCGCAAGAGCTTGTTGCCGAACGTGCGGACATCTCACGACAGACCTTAATGCGTCTTGAAGCGGGTGAAGGTGGAAAGGTTGAGCACCTGATGACCGTAGCGTCAGTACTTGGTGTTGCTGATGATCTTATTAATGCTGTCGATCCTCTGAATACTGACCTTGGCAAGGCACGGGCGCATTTGCTGAACAGGCAACGTGCCCCGAGGCGGAGCTAA
- a CDS encoding type II toxin-antitoxin system HipA family toxin: protein MAVRNIRQIEVLVNEALAGTMDVATDGHSSREHISFTYADSWLSAAEAFEVSPELPLRRGPQTPTLGRDLFGSFQDAAPDDWGKKLLFQELRQKALADGARRIPPTGEAGYLLLVNDETRQGALRFRENGQFLSSWGREARVRDLKVLADEARLFSETGEVKEENSLLMGAGSSPGGAQPKAWIRDHDGSMLLAKFPKTSDINNVQMWEMVAVRLQQRARILVAESRLMPLTEFSHIFLTRRFDRDGSRRIPYMSVRTALQLDTYSHPDYVKIASEVAHLSASPVQDANELFSRAAFIAMVNNTDDHMRNHGLLRTGTGWRLSPSFDVNPMPVGTSETPLTPHGGLFDRDVRDLLDFADAFRLTRDSAIERLQHVAEAVSHWREEALSLGADAETLDYMVRAFEGENSRRVASLTPAPAVIDIGASSESKPRQSHGHVWVPEHVRSGKIIPGHFRRRS, encoded by the coding sequence ATGGCGGTCCGAAACATCAGGCAGATTGAAGTACTCGTCAACGAGGCCTTGGCGGGCACGATGGACGTTGCAACGGACGGCCATTCTTCCCGCGAACATATCTCTTTCACATACGCTGACAGCTGGTTATCGGCAGCGGAAGCTTTCGAAGTTTCTCCAGAGCTCCCCCTGCGTCGTGGTCCCCAGACGCCCACACTGGGGCGGGACCTATTCGGGTCATTTCAGGATGCTGCCCCGGACGACTGGGGTAAAAAGCTGCTGTTCCAGGAACTTCGCCAAAAGGCGCTCGCCGACGGTGCCCGCCGGATCCCGCCCACGGGCGAGGCGGGTTACTTGTTGCTGGTCAATGATGAAACGAGACAGGGAGCGCTCCGGTTCAGGGAGAACGGCCAATTCCTGTCGTCGTGGGGTCGGGAGGCCCGGGTCCGCGACCTCAAAGTTCTCGCTGATGAAGCCAGGCTCTTTTCTGAAACCGGTGAAGTCAAAGAGGAGAACTCTTTGCTCATGGGAGCCGGTTCTTCTCCTGGCGGTGCACAGCCCAAGGCTTGGATACGGGACCATGACGGGTCAATGCTGTTGGCTAAGTTCCCGAAGACATCGGACATCAACAACGTACAAATGTGGGAAATGGTCGCTGTCAGACTCCAACAGCGGGCACGCATCCTTGTCGCCGAGTCGCGGCTCATGCCACTGACGGAGTTTTCCCACATTTTCCTCACACGGCGATTCGACCGCGACGGCTCCCGGCGCATTCCTTACATGAGCGTGCGAACGGCGCTCCAGTTGGACACATACTCGCATCCCGATTACGTAAAAATTGCCTCGGAAGTCGCACACCTATCTGCGAGTCCAGTTCAGGACGCCAACGAGTTGTTCAGCCGGGCAGCTTTTATAGCCATGGTCAACAACACCGATGACCACATGAGAAACCACGGACTTCTAAGGACTGGAACAGGCTGGCGTCTGTCACCGTCGTTTGACGTGAATCCGATGCCTGTGGGGACATCGGAAACTCCGCTCACTCCACACGGTGGCCTGTTCGATAGGGACGTTCGGGATCTCTTGGACTTCGCCGACGCTTTTCGGTTGACCCGGGACTCGGCCATCGAAAGACTGCAGCACGTCGCGGAAGCGGTATCCCACTGGCGGGAGGAGGCCCTCAGCCTCGGAGCTGATGCTGAAACCCTGGACTACATGGTTAGGGCCTTCGAAGGTGAGAACAGCAGGCGTGTAGCATCCTTGACTCCCGCTCCGGCAGTCATCGATATCGGCGCATCAAGTGAGTCGAAACCCCGACAATCGCATGGGCACGTCTGGGTGCCCGAACACGTGCGTAGCGGGAAAATCATTCCGGGGCATTTCCGACGACGGAGCTGA
- a CDS encoding ArnT family glycosyltransferase, protein MTTYFKPLTEPAGPASAAQSRVAPGSRAGRRSNRSPVRYRLELTAVLVGTAVLYIWGLGASGWANAFYSAAAQAGSQDWTAWFFGSSDAANSITVDKPPAALWITGLSVRMFGLSSWSILVPQALMGVATAWIMYLAIRRAALPATDNLRLAHRAGLLAAAVLALTPVATLMFRFNNPDALLVLLMTAAGYAVVRSIQDRKLRWLILAGVFLGFGFLAKQLQVLLVVPGFALAYLVSAHPKPGKRVLHLLAAGGAMVASAGWWIAAVELVPANLRPYIGGSQNNSILELTFGYNGLGRLNGDETGSVGGGGNGWGTPGLLRMFGTEFGGQIAWLIPTALVLGGALLWLGRRAPRTDVVRASVLVWGSWLLVTGLVFSYMQGIIHPYYAVALAPGIAGLVGLGGVLLWQRRPQLPVALLLGASLLAAGLTAFALLGQAPTFLPWLRWVVILGTVLLATAVVLTGRWRRAWLTRTTAGLAVAVALAAPLAYSVATAAVPHTGAIVSAGPATAAGFGPGFGRNGSAQGVRGPATRQGTGQTLGGQGFGGGGINGGGQGGAMGGLLGATTPSSELVTALKADADNYTWAAAVVGSNNAAGYQLATGLPVMAVGGFNGTDPSPTLAQFQQLVADGKVHYFIGGRLMQGNGGSDASSEIAAWVAANYQAQTIGGTTVYELRG, encoded by the coding sequence ATGACCACGTACTTCAAACCGCTGACTGAACCAGCGGGCCCGGCGAGCGCGGCACAAAGCCGCGTGGCTCCAGGAAGCCGGGCCGGACGTCGCAGCAACCGAAGCCCCGTCCGGTACCGCCTCGAACTCACGGCAGTCCTTGTGGGAACCGCAGTCCTGTACATCTGGGGCCTCGGAGCCTCCGGTTGGGCCAACGCGTTCTACTCCGCCGCAGCCCAGGCCGGCTCGCAGGACTGGACAGCGTGGTTCTTCGGCTCTTCCGACGCCGCCAATTCCATCACCGTGGACAAGCCTCCGGCGGCACTCTGGATCACTGGGCTGTCCGTCCGAATGTTCGGCCTGAGCTCCTGGAGCATCCTGGTTCCGCAGGCGTTGATGGGGGTGGCGACCGCGTGGATCATGTACCTGGCCATCCGCCGGGCAGCGCTCCCCGCCACGGACAACCTCCGCTTGGCGCACCGCGCCGGCCTCCTGGCCGCCGCGGTCCTGGCCCTCACGCCCGTTGCCACGCTCATGTTCCGCTTCAACAACCCGGACGCTTTGCTTGTCCTGCTGATGACCGCTGCTGGCTACGCGGTGGTCCGCTCCATCCAGGACCGGAAACTGCGATGGCTCATCCTTGCCGGGGTATTCCTTGGTTTTGGCTTCCTGGCCAAGCAACTGCAGGTCCTCCTGGTGGTACCGGGCTTCGCGCTCGCCTACCTTGTTTCGGCCCACCCCAAGCCCGGCAAGCGGGTACTCCACCTCCTGGCCGCAGGGGGCGCAATGGTGGCGTCGGCTGGTTGGTGGATTGCCGCCGTCGAACTTGTTCCCGCGAACCTGCGACCCTATATCGGCGGCTCACAGAACAACTCGATCCTGGAACTGACGTTTGGCTACAACGGCTTGGGCCGGCTCAACGGCGACGAGACCGGCAGTGTCGGCGGTGGCGGCAACGGGTGGGGCACCCCGGGCTTGCTGCGCATGTTCGGCACGGAGTTTGGTGGCCAGATCGCGTGGCTCATTCCGACCGCGCTCGTTCTTGGCGGTGCCCTCTTGTGGCTGGGCCGCCGCGCGCCGCGAACCGACGTGGTCAGGGCCTCGGTCCTTGTGTGGGGTTCGTGGCTGCTGGTGACCGGCCTGGTGTTCAGCTACATGCAGGGCATCATCCACCCCTACTACGCAGTGGCACTGGCTCCGGGAATTGCCGGGCTGGTTGGCCTGGGCGGTGTGCTGTTGTGGCAGCGGCGCCCGCAACTCCCTGTCGCCTTGCTCCTTGGGGCGTCACTGCTGGCCGCGGGGCTCACGGCCTTCGCCCTCCTGGGCCAAGCCCCGACGTTCCTTCCGTGGCTGCGGTGGGTGGTGATTCTTGGCACCGTGCTGCTGGCCACCGCCGTTGTCCTGACCGGCCGCTGGCGCCGGGCCTGGTTGACGCGTACGACGGCGGGCCTCGCCGTCGCTGTTGCCCTCGCCGCACCGCTGGCCTACTCAGTGGCGACCGCCGCCGTGCCGCACACGGGGGCAATCGTGAGCGCAGGTCCGGCCACGGCTGCGGGGTTCGGGCCCGGTTTCGGCCGCAACGGATCAGCGCAGGGTGTTCGGGGACCGGCCACACGGCAGGGCACGGGGCAGACGCTGGGCGGGCAGGGTTTTGGTGGCGGCGGTATTAATGGTGGCGGGCAAGGCGGAGCCATGGGCGGGCTGCTTGGTGCCACCACGCCGTCGTCCGAACTGGTGACCGCTCTCAAAGCCGACGCCGACAACTACACCTGGGCGGCCGCCGTCGTGGGTTCCAACAACGCGGCCGGCTACCAACTGGCCACCGGGCTGCCGGTCATGGCCGTTGGCGGGTTCAACGGAACGGACCCTTCACCGACCTTGGCGCAGTTCCAGCAGCTCGTGGCCGACGGGAAGGTCCACTACTTCATTGGAGGCCGCCTCATGCAGGGCAATGGCGGTTCGGATGCTTCCAGTGAGATCGCGGCTTGGGTGGCCGCGAACTATCAGGCGCAGACCATCGGCGGAACCACAGTGTACGAGCTCCGGGGCTAG
- a CDS encoding glycosyltransferase family 39 protein — protein sequence MITALQPSHAVDEPVTSPETATRLKRLAFGQQPRWVRPSAASLLVGTAFLYLWNLAATGYGNSFYAAAIQAGTKDWTALFFGSLDSGNAITVDKPPASLWIPALVGRIFGFSPTSMLVPEALMGVAAVGLLYLTVKRVSGPAAGLLAGGALALTPVAALMFRFNNPDAMLTLCLVLAAYLTTRAIEKAGWKWLAAAGAVVGLAFLSKMLQGFLIVPGLALAYLWAAPTTLRKRILHLGAAGAGIVAVAGTYIAIFQLTPASARPYMAGSEGNSFLELTFGYNGLGRITGSGEGGAGGMPGGSGAGGGLPGGGFGGAGGFGGAGGGGFGGAAGLGRMFGTSFGGEVSWLLPAALILLVAGLWFTRREARTSRSRAALLMWGGWLIVTAGIFSFMSGIVHPYYAVALAPAIAALIGIGCVELWRGRASWMPRIVLAVVVLGSALWSAVLLGRDASWLPWLRIVVVVLGVLAAAALLLRVDQLGASKLKGGLRRLPAAAVVVLSLLAGGLGTGAWTVVTAATPHSGSIPTSGPAGAASGGFGARAGLDGRNRDFGDAENGLGGTTDPTANAFPGAGGFGGPGGGSTANAELTALLKSTTTKWSAIVSGATQAADLELATNTSVIALGGWNGGDPYPTLAQFQDMVDKGQISYFISGGGMGGGMGGRGGNSEVAAWVAANYQAQTVGSTTVYKLVG from the coding sequence ATGATCACAGCCCTTCAGCCAAGCCATGCCGTTGACGAACCCGTGACGTCCCCGGAGACAGCAACCCGCCTGAAGCGCCTCGCTTTCGGACAGCAACCACGCTGGGTACGTCCGTCCGCCGCCTCGCTTCTGGTGGGGACCGCGTTCCTCTATCTGTGGAACCTTGCCGCCACCGGGTACGGCAACTCCTTCTATGCAGCAGCTATCCAGGCAGGCACCAAGGACTGGACGGCACTCTTCTTCGGCTCCCTCGACTCCGGCAACGCGATCACGGTGGACAAGCCGCCGGCGTCCCTCTGGATTCCGGCCTTGGTGGGCAGGATCTTCGGCTTCTCCCCTACCAGCATGCTGGTTCCGGAGGCGCTCATGGGGGTCGCCGCCGTCGGGCTTCTGTACCTGACGGTCAAGCGCGTGTCCGGTCCCGCGGCAGGGCTCCTCGCCGGTGGCGCCCTGGCCCTGACACCCGTTGCTGCCCTGATGTTCCGCTTCAACAACCCCGACGCCATGCTGACCTTGTGCCTCGTGCTGGCCGCGTACCTGACGACCCGCGCCATTGAGAAGGCCGGCTGGAAATGGCTGGCCGCGGCCGGCGCAGTGGTGGGCCTGGCGTTCCTGAGCAAGATGCTCCAAGGGTTCCTGATCGTGCCGGGCCTTGCACTGGCCTATCTCTGGGCAGCTCCCACAACCCTGCGCAAGCGGATCCTGCACCTCGGTGCTGCGGGCGCGGGCATCGTTGCCGTGGCGGGTACCTACATCGCGATCTTCCAGCTGACTCCGGCCTCGGCCAGGCCCTATATGGCCGGCTCGGAGGGCAACAGTTTCCTGGAACTGACCTTCGGCTACAACGGGCTGGGGCGCATCACCGGCTCGGGTGAAGGCGGCGCAGGCGGCATGCCCGGGGGTTCCGGTGCGGGCGGCGGTCTGCCGGGCGGTGGCTTCGGGGGCGCCGGTGGTTTCGGTGGCGCTGGTGGCGGTGGCTTCGGTGGCGCGGCCGGCCTGGGCCGGATGTTCGGGACCAGCTTTGGGGGTGAAGTCTCCTGGCTCCTGCCTGCAGCGTTGATCCTGCTGGTGGCGGGGCTGTGGTTTACGCGCCGCGAAGCCCGCACGTCGCGAAGCCGCGCTGCCCTGCTGATGTGGGGCGGCTGGCTGATCGTCACGGCCGGCATCTTCAGCTTCATGAGCGGCATCGTCCACCCGTACTATGCGGTGGCCCTGGCACCTGCGATTGCCGCCCTTATCGGCATCGGATGCGTCGAACTCTGGCGCGGCCGGGCGTCGTGGATGCCCCGGATCGTGCTGGCAGTGGTGGTGCTGGGCAGTGCGCTGTGGTCCGCAGTGCTCCTGGGCCGGGACGCCTCATGGCTGCCGTGGCTGCGGATCGTCGTGGTGGTCCTTGGTGTCCTCGCCGCCGCCGCACTCCTGCTTCGTGTGGATCAACTGGGTGCCTCCAAGCTCAAGGGTGGCCTCCGACGGCTGCCCGCTGCCGCCGTCGTCGTGTTGTCGTTGCTCGCCGGAGGGCTGGGAACCGGGGCGTGGACAGTGGTTACTGCGGCGACTCCGCACTCGGGTTCCATTCCGACGTCGGGACCTGCCGGTGCGGCCAGCGGCGGCTTTGGCGCCCGGGCCGGACTGGACGGCAGGAACCGCGACTTTGGCGATGCGGAGAATGGCCTCGGCGGGACGACCGATCCGACAGCCAACGCCTTCCCGGGCGCCGGAGGATTCGGCGGCCCCGGCGGCGGGAGCACCGCGAACGCCGAGCTGACGGCACTGCTCAAATCCACCACCACCAAATGGTCGGCCATTGTCTCCGGAGCCACCCAGGCAGCCGACCTGGAACTCGCCACGAACACCAGCGTGATCGCCCTCGGCGGCTGGAACGGCGGCGACCCCTACCCCACTCTGGCCCAGTTCCAGGACATGGTGGACAAAGGCCAGATCAGCTACTTCATCTCCGGCGGCGGAATGGGTGGCGGTATGGGCGGCCGTGGCGGCAACTCCGAGGTCGCAGCCTGGGTAGCTGCCAACTACCAGGCCCAAACCGTCGGCAGTACCACCGTCTACAAGCTGGTGGGCTGA
- a CDS encoding glycosyltransferase translates to MTLIDPATSALPNPAHAGNFAAPALPHRQPRRFPVDTRTSVPVLDVTIPVHNEETDLEECLRRLHGHLVESFPHTFRITVADNASTDNTLKIAERLARELPEIGVMRFEEKGRGNALRQVWLASPSPVLAYMDVDLSTDLAALAPLLAPLISGHSDLAIGTRLSRNSRVVRGPKREFVSRSYNVLLHTLMGARFSDAQCGFKAIRADVAHRILPHTLDNAWFFDTELLVLAERCGLRVHEVPVDWTDDPNSSVDVVRTAVADLRGMARLTRDLVTGRIPIPELRAALARGPLPASSRTSEATPRASLFGQLVRFAVIGAASTVAYLLIFLLCRGFMDPQLANFLALIVTAVANTAANRRFTFGIQGGNHARHHFEGLIVFSIGLALTSGALALVHGTTTPDRWLEVATVVGANLAATVARFLLFRLWVFRRPTKPAPQPEGSDKTTEVAAK, encoded by the coding sequence ATGACGCTCATAGATCCCGCCACCAGTGCGCTGCCGAACCCCGCCCATGCGGGGAACTTCGCCGCTCCTGCCTTGCCCCACCGGCAGCCGCGGCGCTTTCCCGTGGACACGCGGACCTCAGTCCCTGTCCTGGACGTCACCATTCCCGTCCACAACGAAGAGACCGACCTCGAGGAATGCCTGCGCCGCCTGCACGGTCACCTGGTGGAGTCGTTCCCGCATACGTTCCGCATCACGGTGGCGGACAACGCCAGCACGGACAACACGCTGAAGATCGCCGAGCGTCTGGCCCGCGAGCTCCCCGAAATCGGCGTCATGCGCTTCGAGGAGAAGGGCCGGGGCAACGCCCTGCGCCAGGTCTGGCTCGCCTCGCCGTCCCCGGTGCTCGCCTACATGGATGTGGACCTTTCCACTGATCTGGCCGCCCTGGCGCCCCTGCTGGCTCCACTGATCTCCGGCCACTCAGACCTTGCCATCGGTACACGTCTGTCCCGCAACTCCCGAGTGGTCCGCGGGCCAAAACGCGAGTTCGTATCCCGCAGCTACAACGTCCTCCTGCATACGCTCATGGGGGCCCGGTTCTCCGATGCCCAGTGCGGCTTCAAGGCCATCCGGGCAGACGTCGCCCACAGGATCCTCCCCCACACCCTGGACAACGCCTGGTTCTTCGACACCGAACTCCTGGTCCTCGCCGAGCGCTGCGGCCTCCGTGTCCATGAAGTCCCCGTCGACTGGACGGACGATCCCAACTCAAGTGTCGACGTCGTACGAACCGCCGTGGCCGACCTCCGCGGAATGGCGCGCCTGACGCGCGACCTCGTCACCGGCCGGATCCCCATCCCGGAGCTGCGCGCGGCCCTGGCCCGCGGCCCGTTGCCGGCGTCGTCGCGAACCTCGGAAGCGACCCCACGCGCCAGCCTGTTCGGGCAACTGGTGCGCTTTGCTGTGATCGGCGCGGCGTCCACCGTCGCTTACCTGCTGATCTTCCTGCTGTGCCGGGGATTCATGGACCCGCAGCTCGCCAACTTCCTGGCCCTGATCGTGACCGCCGTCGCCAACACAGCGGCCAACCGGCGCTTCACGTTCGGCATCCAGGGCGGCAACCACGCCCGCCACCATTTCGAAGGCCTGATTGTTTTCAGCATCGGCCTGGCACTCACCTCGGGCGCGCTGGCCCTGGTGCACGGAACCACGACGCCGGACCGCTGGCTTGAGGTGGCAACCGTGGTTGGCGCGAACCTCGCCGCGACCGTGGCACGGTTCCTCCTGTTCCGCCTGTGGGTGTTTCGCCGCCCCACCAAACCCGCCCCTCAGCCCGAGGGTTCCGACAAGACCACAGAGGTGGCAGCGAAATGA